The window GGACTTCGTGCTCAAGCGTGATCAGGTCACCTACCTCAAGGTTGAGGAAGTTTCGAACTGACATCTGGGTTTCACCTAATTGGGCAACCATCTCAACGTGGGTCTGATTTAGATTTTTCTTGAAACGATTGCTCCAAGTGTTGTCTTTTTCGTCCTGTTCGCTCTGGAAGCCAGCGTTCAAACGGGTCCGAATGGGCTCAATCATGGAGTACGGTACACAGAGCGTAATAGCCATGGGAGCCCGCCCGATTTCCACGTCGAAGGTGACAACGATCACGATTTCGCTGTGAGGAACGATTGCCACGAACTGAGGGTTGGTCTCCGCTCGGGTGTAGTTGATCTGCACCGGGAATACTGGACGCCATGAGCTCTGTAGATCTTCAAGGGCGCTCACCGTGACCCTCTTGATCATTCTTGCTTCGATCTCCGTGAAATCTCTTCCCTCGGACTTGATCTCCAGTTCCCCATTTCCACCAAAGAACAAATCGATCAGGGTGAAGACCAGACGAGTCTCCAGCACCAGAATCGCATTGCCTCGTAACGGTGTCATCCGAAAGAGGTTCATGGACGAAGGCACCGGAAGTGTCTTCAGGAATTCACCGAACTTGATTAGTTCCGTTGAGCGTACGCTGATATCGACGACCTTGCGCAATGCATTGGAGAGCGTTAGTCGGAATAGTCGGACAAAGCGGTCATGAATGATTTCCAGGGTCGGCATACGACCACGGATAATCCGATCCTGAGCGGTCAGGTCAAAGGGGACGACTTCCTCCGGGTCGTACTCATCCTCTTCATCATCCATGTCCATGTCATCACCGGACACACCGCGCAGCAGCGCATCTACCTCATCTTGGTTAAGAACGGCTCCCATGGCTTACTTTTATTTGACGTTGAGGGATCTGGGTTCTAATGTTGCTGGACAATGATGCAAATAGCGTTCACTCCCTGAGATTTCTTCATGAGTCATCCATCAAAAAATAGTCCCCAATCCCCACAATTGCTGGCCTTGCGCAGTTATCTTCAATTCAAGAAACAAAGAAACCAGCGGTTATTTCGGCAGGCAGAATTCAGCCCAAGTGAAGAGAACCGACACCAAACACACTTGTTGCAGGGAGTGTTACGCCACCACCGCTGGCTCCAGGCTGAGGTTCAGGATCGGTGTCGACTTCCGTGGTCCAAGCTTCAGGATGTGTTGCAAGGAATCTTGCTGATTGGGGCCTACGAGCTGATTTTTCTGCGCAGTTCGAAGCAGCACCATGCAATCCATCAAGCGGTTGAATTGGTGCGAATACATCGTTTGGAAGCCCGAACCGGTCTGGTCAATGCAATCCTTCGCCAGTTGCAGCGAGATTTACAATCAGGGTTATTGCAGCCAGCACAGAGGCCACTTTCCACCAGGACCTCTCATCCGGATTGGATGGTGGAGCGCTGGACCAAACGTTATGGTACAGAGGCCACAGAGCAAATTTGTGAAGCCAACAACCTATTGCCCAATTTGACCTTGGCTCCGAACCGAGTTGAACATATCGCTTCGATTCGTCAACAGCTTGAGGCCATCGAAATTGATTGGGAAGCGCACCATGTCTTCCCAGAATTGACAGTCCTGCAGAAGAGCCAGGGAGTTTGGAACACAGCGATCGCCAAGGAAGGAATGATCTATGCCCAAGATGCCTCTTCTTATTCCTTCTGCCAATCCATCAGACCATTTCTGGAAGGAAAGATTCTGGATGTTTGCTGTGCTCCAGGTGGAAAAGGGCTTCAACTGTCCCAAAACTATCCAGGTCAATTTCTGCTGAATGATGTCTCTGCTTCTCGCTTGAAGAAAGTCCACCAGAATTTGCAGAGACTCAATCGAGCTGGTTGCATGTTGCAGTCCGACGGGACACGGCTGCCTTTCCCCAGCGGATCAATGGATGGTATCCTACTGGATGTTCCTTGTTCTTCAACTGGAACCATCAGGAAAAGTCCAGACATCAAATGGGTGGAAGATCTAAAGAGTTTGTTGCGACAGACAGAACTTCAGGAGAAACTTCTCAAAGAAGCAGCACGAGCGGTCAGAAAGGGGGGGTGGATTGCCTACTCAACCTGCTCACTGGAACCAGAAGAAACCCAGTTGCCGTTGCAATTATCTGGGGAACTTGGGCTACAGTCGATTCCATGGAGAGAGCTACCCGGAGGGATTAAAGAAACACAAAAAGGTTTTTGGCAATTGCTCCCTTCACGGCATTGGATGGGCTTTTCTGCGGCGATTTTAAAGAAATCCTAAA of the SAR324 cluster bacterium genome contains:
- the fliM gene encoding flagellar motor switch protein FliM; this encodes MGAVLNQDEVDALLRGVSGDDMDMDDEEDEYDPEEVVPFDLTAQDRIIRGRMPTLEIIHDRFVRLFRLTLSNALRKVVDISVRSTELIKFGEFLKTLPVPSSMNLFRMTPLRGNAILVLETRLVFTLIDLFFGGNGELEIKSEGRDFTEIEARMIKRVTVSALEDLQSSWRPVFPVQINYTRAETNPQFVAIVPHSEIVIVVTFDVEIGRAPMAITLCVPYSMIEPIRTRLNAGFQSEQDEKDNTWSNRFKKNLNQTHVEMVAQLGETQMSVRNFLNLEVGDLITLEHEVQHPIGLLVNGVQKFSGYQGSYKGHKAISVEELVYVPPAVDEMLVM
- a CDS encoding RsmB/NOP family class I SAM-dependent RNA methyltransferase → MSHPSKNSPQSPQLLALRSYLQFKKQRNQRLFRQAEFSPSEENRHQTHLLQGVLRHHRWLQAEVQDRCRLPWSKLQDVLQGILLIGAYELIFLRSSKQHHAIHQAVELVRIHRLEARTGLVNAILRQLQRDLQSGLLQPAQRPLSTRTSHPDWMVERWTKRYGTEATEQICEANNLLPNLTLAPNRVEHIASIRQQLEAIEIDWEAHHVFPELTVLQKSQGVWNTAIAKEGMIYAQDASSYSFCQSIRPFLEGKILDVCCAPGGKGLQLSQNYPGQFLLNDVSASRLKKVHQNLQRLNRAGCMLQSDGTRLPFPSGSMDGILLDVPCSSTGTIRKSPDIKWVEDLKSLLRQTELQEKLLKEAARAVRKGGWIAYSTCSLEPEETQLPLQLSGELGLQSIPWRELPGGIKETQKGFWQLLPSRHWMGFSAAILKKS